In Montipora capricornis isolate CH-2021 unplaced genomic scaffold, ASM3666992v2 scaffold_456, whole genome shotgun sequence, a genomic segment contains:
- the LOC138036069 gene encoding E3 ubiquitin-protein ligase TRIM71-like, whose product MDIKAFLDDIHEHACCPVCMTRFTNPKQLPCLHSFCLHCLQRIQQTSEIRDTISCPECRQNFRIPGNGDLNAFPTNFRINSLLDALPVTECNTIGIKCGNCDKTSAQSAYCFTCCSFWCDDCLPLHNRIKTFKEHHALALKDFRDEDFETILKQPTLCGKHEKKKHKFFCQVCNIAICNACALTDHDGHAKIVLEDAAKERKSRVNAAIELKKRRALEKMTRIAKIDENCISIQEQAAGVKRDVQQFADSFIAAIEAQKNHIFDELENDVREALQLLGEQRHEIEEEVKKQEADIEKTQIILKRSTNSQIMQPHGFLDKIVHEKVKEEDSANCDIEHVFTFNRNEKLFDDLNVQQIGFISKTSSNTSSAEGKGITEGTVGLEAEIVVTTRNARKEQCYQEHDRVTVEIRNREGRDSAIKSQIQDNKDGTYKILYFAKESGTCQATVKVNGKHVHRSPFEVQIKRRQFRPVLSFGKHGSAAGMLSRPWGVAVNDKDEIAVSETGNHRVHIFTSNGTHLRSFGKKGNQQGEFDWPPGIAFHDNKIIVADANNNRVQVFSDKGHYLNQFGGKGSRDHQLLFPLGLSIDSDGNIMVADKGNKLIKIFSLDGRFLRSIGTEGSFSLPFHCIQHDNYLIVSDHGDHCINVFNREGEFLYKFGKQGNGDGEFDQPACLSVDRTGHLLVCDSLNHRVQVLKLSGEFVTKFGASGTGGGEFNVPVSTAVLSDGKIIVTDYNNHRVQIFE is encoded by the coding sequence ATGGATATCAAAGCCTTTCTAGACGATATTCATGAACACGCTTGTTGTCCTGTATGTATGACAAGGTTCACTAATCCAAAGCAGCTTCCTTGCTTACACAGTTTTTGCCTTCATTGCCTGCAAAGGATTCAACAAACGAGCGAAATTCGAGATACTATTTCATGCCCCGAGTGTAGGCAGAATTTCAGAATCCCTGGAAACGGTGATCTTAATGCTTTTCCAACAAACTTTCGTATCAACAGTTTGTTAGATGCTTTGCCTGTGACAGAATGCAATACGATCGGCATCAAGTGTGGAAATTGCGACAAAACAAGCGCCCAATCTGCGTACTGCTTCACTTGTTGTTCGTTCTGGTGTGATGACTGCCTCCCTCTGCATAACCGGATAAAAACATTCAAGGAACACCACgctttggctttgaaagactTTCGAGACGAAGACTTTGAGACCATTTTAAAACAGCCAACACTTTGTggaaaacacgagaagaaaaaaCACAAGTTCTTCTGTCAGGTGTGCAATATAGCTATTTGCAACGCTTGTGCTCTAACAGATCACGACGGTCACGCTAAGATTGTTTTGGAAGATGCCGCAAAGGAACGCAAATCGAGAGTCAATGCAGCAATTGAATTGAAGAAACGAAGAGCGCTCGAGAAGATGACAAGGATCGCGAAAATCGatgaaaactgcatttcaaTTCAAGAACAAGCCGCAGGAGTGAAAAGGGATGTGCAGCAGTTTGCCGACAGTTTCATTGCAGCCATTGAAGCGCAAAAGAATCACATTTTTGATGAGTTGGAAAACGATGTGCGAGAAGCGTTGCAGCTTCTAGGAGAGCAAAGGCACGAGATTGAAGAAGAAGTAAAAAAGCAAGAAGCAGATATCGAAAAAACCCAAATAATTTTAAAGCGAAGCACAAACTCTCAAATCATGCAGCCCCATGGATTTTTGGACAAAATAGTTCATGAAAAGGTTAAAGAAGAAGATTCAGCGAACTGTGACATCGAACATGTCTTCACCTTTAACAGGAACGAAAAGTTGTTTGATGATCTAAACGTCCAACAAATAGGTTTTATCAGCAAAACGAGCTCGAACACCTCGAGTGCTGAGGGAAAAGGGATCACTGAAGGAACTGTTGGACTTGAAGCTGAGATTGTTGTAACAACAAGGAACGCACGAAAAGAACAATGTTACCAAGAACACGACCGCGTGACAGTGGAAATCAGAAATCGTGAAGGCCGTGACAGTGCGATCAAGTCTCAAATCCAAGACAACAAAGATGGCACTTACAAGATCCTCTATTTTGCCAAAGAAAGCGGTACATGTCAGGCAACCGTGAAAGTCAATGGAAAACATGTTCATCGCAGCCCTTTTGAGGTTCAAATCAAACGCAGACAGTTCAGACCTGTGTTATCCTTTGGAAAACACGGTTCGGCTGCTGGAATGCTTTCCAGGCCTTGGGGGGTAGCTGTGAATGACAAAGATGAGATTGCAGTGAGTGAGACTGGTAACCACAGAGTACATATATTTACTAGTAATGGAACTCACTTAAGATCGTTTGGTAAAAAAGGTAATCAGCAGGGAGAGTTTGACTGGCCTCCTGGAATAGCTTTTCATGATAATAAGATTATAGTGGCAGACGCTAACAACAACCGAGTTCAAGTGTTTAGTGATAAGGGTCATTATCTTAACCAGTTTGGAGGAAAAGGAAGCCGAGATCACCAGCTTCTGTTTCCTCTTGGCCTGTCGATTGACAGCGATGGCAACATTATGGTTGCTGATAAAGGtaacaaattaataaaaatcttTTCACTTGATGGTCGGTTTCTGCGCAGTATCGGTACTGAAGGTTCTTTCAgccttccctttcattgtatcCAACACGATAACTATCTTATTGTGTCAGACCACGGTGATCACTGTATAAATGTTTTTAATAGGGAGGGAGAGTTTCTTTATAAATTTGGAAAGCAGGGGAATGGGGACGGGGAGTTCGATCAACCTGCCTGCCTGTCAGTGGATAGAACGGGACATCTGCTGGTTTGTGATTCATTGAATCACCGAGTGCAGGTGCTTAAACTCAGCGGAGAGTTTGTAACTAAGTTTGGAGCAAGTGGTACAGGGGGAGGAGAGTTCAATGTTCCAGTTTCTACAGCAGTCCTTAGTGATGGTAAAATAATTGTCACCGATTATAATAACCATCGTGTTCAGATTTTTGAATAG